A genome region from Pirellulales bacterium includes the following:
- a CDS encoding ASCH domain-containing protein, whose protein sequence is MLLFKKKFLPAIRAGEKTQTVRLWKHRRMRPGQRSYIPGAGYIQVDTVDEVDLDELTDEDARRDGFENVALLRSEITQLYEEQLTAGYRAYRVIFHTVSKEHAAEEVMSDEREVMSDMTA, encoded by the coding sequence GTGCTTTTATTCAAGAAGAAATTCCTGCCGGCCATTCGCGCCGGCGAAAAAACGCAAACCGTCCGGCTGTGGAAGCATCGCCGCATGCGGCCGGGGCAGCGCAGCTACATCCCCGGGGCCGGCTACATCCAGGTCGATACGGTCGATGAAGTCGACCTCGACGAGCTGACGGACGAGGATGCCCGCCGTGACGGCTTCGAAAACGTCGCGCTATTGCGCAGCGAGATTACGCAACTTTATGAAGAGCAGCTAACGGCCGGCTACCGAGCCTACCGGGTGATCTTTCACACGGTTTCGAAGGAGCACGCCGCAGAAGAAGTGATGAGTGATGAGCGCGAAGTGATGAGCGATATGACGGCTTGA
- a CDS encoding elongation factor G, with translation MAQHKVEDIRNIAFCGHGSAGKTTLADTLLAKTGAINHPASVEAGTSICDFDEEEKHHKYTVESSLVHFNHAGKYFNVIDTPGYPDFIGQTLAALRGVDNACIFVNAHSGIEVNTRRVFQEAGKAGLGRIIVVSKMDSENIEFDKLLKNIRALFGTACVPLNVPIGSGHDFKGVVSTLNVPADTKGALVDPAAINESLIESIIEVDEAVTERYFEGTPPTPEEISRLIVDAVAAGSLIPIVCVAGKPGIGVPEFLDALALCSVPPNKIPHKANKTDGSEVEIKPDPAAPLVAQVFKTRIDPFVQRLSYMRIYSGTLKKDETVHASTARKPVKLHQLLRVQGSTTEPLDVAGPGDIVAVAKCEDLHTGTCLGDLTLPPMQFPTPMVGLAVTPKTRGDEGKLSGALHKIVEEDSTLRLAPDPQTHELVMTGMSELHLQLLRERLKRRDKVEVDVKEPKIPYRETIQANAEGSYRHKKQSGGRGQFGEVHIRMYPLPEGTKIEEFATKARFPSMREFHYDQGHNFLWVDSIVGGTIPNNFLPAVEKGFKERLERGVIAGFKVQNVAVEVHFGKHHPVDSSEAAFKTAGSMAFRNVFREARPSLLEPIVKVHITVPGEKLGDINSDMSGRRGRVLGMDSAGGDLQTVTAEVPLSEVTTYARSLSSMTGGQGSYTMEFSHYDVVPPHAQKEIIEKAVLHEEEEA, from the coding sequence ATGGCTCAGCACAAAGTCGAGGACATCCGCAACATTGCTTTTTGTGGGCACGGCTCGGCCGGCAAGACGACGCTGGCTGACACGCTGCTCGCCAAAACCGGGGCCATCAACCATCCGGCCAGCGTCGAGGCCGGCACCAGCATCTGCGACTTCGACGAGGAAGAGAAGCACCACAAGTACACGGTCGAATCGAGCCTGGTGCACTTCAACCACGCCGGCAAATACTTCAACGTCATCGATACGCCGGGCTACCCCGACTTCATCGGCCAAACTCTCGCGGCCCTCCGCGGCGTCGACAACGCCTGCATCTTCGTCAACGCCCACTCAGGGATCGAGGTCAACACCCGCCGCGTGTTTCAAGAGGCGGGCAAGGCCGGCCTGGGGCGGATCATCGTCGTCAGCAAAATGGACTCGGAGAATATCGAGTTCGACAAGCTGCTCAAGAACATCCGCGCCCTGTTCGGTACGGCCTGCGTGCCGCTGAACGTGCCGATCGGCAGCGGGCACGACTTCAAAGGCGTGGTCAGCACGCTGAACGTACCGGCCGACACCAAGGGGGCCCTGGTCGACCCGGCGGCGATCAACGAATCGCTGATCGAGTCGATTATCGAAGTCGACGAAGCCGTTACGGAGCGTTACTTCGAAGGCACGCCCCCCACGCCGGAAGAGATCAGCCGGCTGATCGTCGACGCCGTGGCCGCAGGCAGCCTGATTCCGATCGTGTGCGTGGCCGGGAAGCCCGGCATTGGCGTGCCCGAATTCCTCGATGCGCTGGCTCTCTGCTCTGTGCCCCCCAACAAAATTCCGCACAAGGCAAACAAGACGGATGGCAGCGAGGTCGAGATCAAACCCGACCCGGCCGCACCGCTGGTGGCGCAGGTCTTCAAGACGCGCATCGATCCGTTCGTGCAACGGCTGAGCTATATGCGCATCTATTCGGGCACGCTGAAGAAGGACGAAACGGTCCATGCCTCGACGGCACGCAAGCCGGTCAAACTGCACCAGTTGTTGCGCGTGCAAGGCTCGACGACCGAGCCATTGGACGTGGCCGGGCCCGGCGATATCGTGGCCGTGGCCAAGTGCGAGGACCTGCACACCGGCACCTGCCTGGGCGATCTCACGCTGCCGCCCATGCAGTTCCCCACGCCCATGGTGGGGCTGGCCGTCACGCCGAAAACGCGCGGCGACGAAGGCAAGCTCTCCGGCGCCCTGCACAAGATCGTCGAAGAAGATTCGACCCTGCGCCTCGCTCCTGACCCGCAGACGCACGAGCTGGTGATGACCGGCATGAGCGAGTTGCACTTGCAGCTATTGCGCGAGCGGCTCAAACGGCGTGACAAGGTCGAAGTCGACGTCAAGGAGCCGAAGATCCCCTATCGCGAGACGATCCAGGCCAACGCCGAAGGAAGTTACCGGCACAAGAAGCAATCGGGCGGCCGCGGCCAATTCGGCGAAGTACACATCCGCATGTATCCCTTGCCCGAGGGGACCAAGATCGAGGAATTCGCCACGAAGGCGCGTTTTCCCTCGATGCGCGAATTCCACTACGATCAAGGGCACAATTTCTTGTGGGTCGATTCGATCGTCGGCGGCACGATTCCCAACAACTTCCTGCCGGCCGTGGAAAAGGGGTTCAAAGAACGCCTCGAACGGGGCGTGATCGCGGGCTTCAAGGTGCAGAACGTGGCGGTTGAGGTCCACTTCGGCAAGCACCATCCGGTCGATAGCTCGGAAGCAGCGTTCAAGACGGCGGGCTCGATGGCCTTCCGCAATGTGTTCCGCGAAGCGCGGCCGTCGCTGTTGGAACCGATCGTCAAGGTACACATCACGGTGCCCGGCGAAAAGCTGGGGGATATCAACAGCGATATGTCAGGCCGGCGCGGCCGGGTATTGGGCATGGACTCGGCCGGCGGGGATCTGCAGACCGTCACCGCCGAGGTCCCGCTCTCCGAGGTCACGACCTACGCCCGCAGCCTTTCGAGCATGACCGGCGGGCAAGGAAGCTACACGATGGAGTTCAGCCACTACGACGTCGTGCCACCGCACGCCCAGAAGGAAATCATCGAAAAGGCCGTGCTGCACGAAGAGGAAGAAGCGTGA
- the hisA gene encoding 1-(5-phosphoribosyl)-5-[(5-phosphoribosylamino)methylideneamino]imidazole-4-carboxamide isomerase, translated as MQIWPAIDLRGGKCVRLQQGDYDRETVFGDDPAAMARHWVAEGAQCLHLVDLDGARDGRPTNLPAIEAILAAVDVPCEVGGGIRDEQTVRQLLDAGLSRLVIGTRALAEPQWFRQLAREVPGRLVLGIDARDGQVATDGWLRTSGVQATELARDFSNEPLAAIIYTDIATDGMLCGPNLTAMREMQAATRLPVIASGGIHAADDVRQLAELGLAGCIIGRALYDKKFTLREALAAAEGGSRQADQLV; from the coding sequence ATGCAGATCTGGCCGGCTATTGACTTGCGCGGAGGCAAATGCGTTCGCCTTCAACAAGGGGACTACGACCGCGAAACGGTCTTCGGCGACGATCCCGCTGCCATGGCCCGGCACTGGGTGGCCGAAGGCGCGCAATGCCTGCACCTGGTCGATCTCGATGGCGCGCGTGACGGGCGGCCCACGAATCTGCCCGCCATCGAAGCCATCCTGGCCGCGGTGGACGTGCCCTGCGAAGTGGGCGGAGGCATCCGCGACGAGCAAACCGTCAGGCAGTTGCTCGACGCGGGCCTGTCGCGCCTGGTAATCGGCACGCGGGCCCTGGCCGAGCCCCAGTGGTTTCGCCAACTGGCGCGCGAAGTGCCCGGCCGGCTGGTGCTGGGGATCGACGCGCGCGACGGGCAGGTGGCCACCGACGGCTGGCTGCGCACCAGTGGCGTGCAAGCCACGGAGCTGGCGCGCGATTTCTCGAACGAGCCCTTGGCCGCGATCATCTATACCGACATCGCGACAGACGGCATGCTGTGCGGCCCGAACCTGACGGCCATGCGCGAGATGCAGGCCGCCACGCGGCTGCCGGTCATCGCTTCAGGCGGCATTCACGCGGCGGACGACGTGCGCCAATTGGCCGAGCTTGGGCTGGCGGGCTGCATTATCGGCCGCGCCCTCTACGATAAAAAATTCACGCTGCGCGAAGCTCTCGCCGCCGCCGAAGGAGGAAGCCGACAAGCAGATCAGCTGGTGTAA
- a CDS encoding protein arginine kinase, translated as MDFTNLARTSGEWLRGAGPEADIVMSSRIRLARNLADYPFISRANAADRAEIERVLRERVTGIDELGAMTFVDVNKLPALDRQLLVERQLISREHSEAEGPRGVVIAENEQTSLMINEEDHLRIQVIQSGLNLQNAWETINRIDDLVEKQVTYAFNENLGYLTACPTNVGTGMRVSVMLHLPALVITRQIDKLFRSLQKISLAVRGLYGEGSQAMGDFYQISNQITLGRSEPDLVKQVGDVIPTIIDYERKARDFLVRESHENLHDRVSRAYGILRTAQTISSEETMHLLSSVRMGVNLGLIHDLEIPTVNKLFIYTQPAHLQKITGGELDTADRNIERARYLRHLLNKEERSGDGVSQN; from the coding sequence GTGGATTTTACGAACCTGGCACGTACTAGCGGCGAATGGCTACGGGGCGCTGGTCCCGAGGCCGACATCGTCATGAGCAGCCGCATCCGCCTGGCGCGCAATTTGGCGGATTACCCGTTCATCAGTCGTGCCAATGCCGCGGACCGCGCCGAGATCGAGCGCGTGCTGCGCGAGCGGGTCACCGGCATCGACGAGCTCGGCGCGATGACGTTCGTCGACGTCAATAAGTTGCCGGCGCTCGACCGGCAATTGCTCGTCGAGCGGCAATTGATCAGCCGCGAGCATTCCGAAGCCGAAGGTCCGCGCGGCGTCGTCATTGCCGAGAACGAACAGACCAGCCTGATGATCAATGAAGAGGATCACCTGCGCATCCAGGTGATTCAAAGCGGATTGAACCTGCAGAACGCCTGGGAGACGATCAACCGCATCGACGACCTGGTCGAAAAACAGGTCACCTACGCTTTCAACGAAAACCTGGGCTACCTCACGGCCTGTCCCACCAATGTCGGCACCGGCATGCGCGTGAGCGTGATGCTGCACCTGCCGGCCCTGGTCATCACGCGGCAGATTGACAAGCTGTTCCGCTCGCTGCAAAAGATCAGCCTTGCCGTGCGGGGACTGTACGGCGAAGGCTCGCAGGCCATGGGCGACTTCTACCAGATCAGCAACCAGATCACGCTCGGTCGCAGTGAGCCAGATCTCGTCAAGCAGGTGGGTGACGTCATTCCCACGATCATCGACTACGAGCGCAAAGCGCGCGACTTCTTGGTGCGCGAAAGTCACGAGAACTTGCACGATCGGGTCAGCCGGGCCTATGGCATCCTGCGCACGGCGCAAACCATCAGCTCTGAAGAAACCATGCACTTGCTCTCCAGCGTCCGCATGGGAGTAAACCTGGGGCTGATCCACGACTTGGAAATCCCCACCGTCAACAAGCTCTTCATCTATACGCAGCCGGCCCACCTGCAAAAGATCACCGGCGGCGAACTCGACACGGCCGACCGGAACATCGAGCGGGCTCGCTACCTGCGCCACCTGCTCAATAAAGAAGAACGCAGCGGCGACGGCGTCAGCCAGAACTAG
- a CDS encoding UvrB/UvrC motif-containing protein, with protein MKCQRCDKPATFHITELTGGKPQELHLCEQHARSYLTESEPEQGSGQSLAGALAQHLAVGQTAEELARLDQQACPICGITFFEFRKEGRLGCPHDYICFQKELEPLILNIHGESRHIGKRPQRTQGNTDRQTDLIRLRREMKEAVQSEDYERASQLRDEIRQIEQS; from the coding sequence ATGAAGTGTCAGCGTTGCGATAAGCCGGCGACGTTCCATATCACCGAGTTGACCGGTGGCAAGCCGCAGGAATTGCACCTGTGCGAGCAGCACGCTCGCAGCTACCTGACCGAATCGGAGCCCGAGCAGGGGAGCGGTCAGAGCCTGGCCGGGGCGCTGGCGCAACATCTGGCCGTGGGTCAGACCGCCGAGGAATTGGCGCGGCTGGATCAGCAGGCTTGCCCGATCTGCGGGATTACGTTCTTCGAGTTTCGCAAGGAGGGCCGTCTGGGCTGCCCGCACGATTATATTTGCTTCCAGAAGGAGTTGGAGCCGCTGATCCTGAATATTCACGGCGAGTCGCGGCACATCGGCAAGCGTCCGCAGCGGACGCAGGGGAATACCGATCGGCAAACCGACCTGATTCGCCTCCGCCGAGAGATGAAAGAGGCGGTGCAGAGCGAGGATTACGAGCGGGCGTCGCAGTTGCGGGACGAGATTCGCCAGATCGAGCAATCGTGA
- the trpE gene encoding anthranilate synthase component I, with product MGHFPDFDTFCRLSAGVHLVPVYRRLLSDMLTPVTACRRVDAGRGACLFESVVGGERVGRYSFVAAGPFLEFEARGNDVTITNLTGPTPRSEKFRSPDPLEDLKKQVNRWRSATLADLPPFCSGAVGYAGYDAVRYVENLPNAPPDDRGLPDLVFAFYDHMLVFDNITKTMTIVAMARLDDDRRSPADLKAAYDDACRRVDSLVEQLATPGADPRPVDIATRGEPRIMVESNFTREAFEAAVERCLEYIRAGDIFQVVLSQRLKTKITAHPFEIYRTLRVVNPSPFMFYLRTPQVTLVGSSPEILVRCMDGEVTVRPLAGTRPRGASEEEDRRLAEELLADPKERAEHVMLVDLGRNDVGRVARYGSVELSDVMTVERYSHVMHITSNVTGQLSPGRDAFDALRACLPAGTVSGAPKVRAMQIIDELEPHRRGPYAGAVGYFDFNGNMDTCIALRTLVVQNGNAYVQAGAGLVADSVPAAEYQETLNKARGLLKAIEITEDRMRAT from the coding sequence ATGGGACACTTCCCCGATTTCGATACGTTCTGTCGCCTCTCGGCAGGGGTGCATCTCGTTCCGGTCTATCGTCGTCTGCTCAGCGATATGCTGACCCCGGTCACCGCCTGTCGGCGCGTTGATGCCGGCCGCGGCGCCTGCCTGTTCGAGAGCGTCGTAGGTGGCGAACGCGTCGGCCGTTACAGCTTCGTGGCGGCAGGACCGTTTCTCGAATTCGAGGCCCGCGGCAACGACGTGACGATCACGAATCTCACCGGCCCGACGCCGCGCAGTGAGAAATTCCGCTCGCCGGATCCGCTCGAGGATCTCAAGAAGCAAGTCAATCGCTGGCGCTCGGCAACGCTCGCCGATCTGCCCCCGTTTTGCAGCGGGGCGGTGGGGTACGCGGGCTATGACGCGGTGCGCTACGTCGAGAATCTGCCGAATGCGCCCCCCGACGACCGCGGGCTGCCCGATTTGGTCTTCGCTTTCTACGACCACATGCTGGTCTTCGACAACATCACCAAGACCATGACCATCGTGGCGATGGCCCGGCTCGACGACGACCGTCGTTCGCCGGCCGACCTGAAAGCTGCCTATGACGATGCGTGTCGGCGCGTCGACTCGCTGGTCGAGCAACTAGCCACGCCCGGAGCCGATCCGCGGCCCGTCGATATTGCTACGCGTGGCGAGCCGCGCATCATGGTCGAATCGAATTTCACGCGCGAGGCGTTCGAGGCCGCCGTCGAACGCTGTTTGGAGTACATCCGCGCCGGCGACATTTTCCAGGTCGTCCTCAGCCAGCGCTTGAAGACAAAGATCACGGCCCATCCGTTCGAAATCTATCGCACGCTGCGCGTCGTGAACCCCAGCCCGTTCATGTTCTACCTGCGCACGCCTCAGGTGACGCTGGTCGGCAGCTCACCGGAAATCCTGGTTCGCTGCATGGACGGTGAAGTAACCGTTCGGCCGCTGGCCGGCACGCGCCCCCGCGGCGCGAGTGAGGAAGAGGACCGGCGCCTGGCCGAAGAGCTGCTGGCCGATCCCAAAGAACGGGCCGAGCATGTCATGCTCGTGGACCTGGGGCGCAACGACGTCGGCCGGGTTGCCCGCTATGGCTCGGTCGAACTGTCGGACGTCATGACCGTCGAGCGCTACAGCCACGTCATGCACATTACGTCGAACGTCACGGGGCAGTTATCGCCCGGCCGCGATGCCTTCGACGCTTTGCGCGCCTGCCTACCGGCCGGCACCGTCTCCGGCGCCCCGAAGGTGCGGGCGATGCAAATCATCGACGAGCTCGAACCGCACCGTCGCGGTCCCTACGCGGGCGCGGTGGGATATTTCGACTTCAACGGCAACATGGATACCTGCATCGCGCTGCGCACCTTGGTGGTCCAAAACGGAAACGCGTACGTCCAGGCCGGCGCGGGCCTCGTGGCGGACAGCGTGCCGGCGGCCGAGTATCAGGAAACGCTCAATAAGGCCCGCGGGCTCTTGAAGGCGATCGAAATCACCGAAGATCGGATGCGTGCGACCTGA